Proteins found in one Plasmodium coatneyi strain Hackeri chromosome 10, complete sequence genomic segment:
- a CDS encoding SICA antigen: protein MAPPKTSEYEQDHTKVEEEAGDDAAHGLRTAASSAESASNKVHGRRKRDTIYIVGGGIPGVRVKHVPNEGQGKHDLILEFGGRRDLNHLTQPTYRHDYDGDVTCGKPQLQQSLKTLIENWHKDRNKQNREWDQVWEEIEGRVELLSEDISKHKESMKKYCNDPSVKGKTWTEADSNACMLITAGLKHIYEIKEDTGKNGEQARKNNRTFRATAACIILNELIKKLEKKAKSCTQIISIKEGIKQAFKVSKEIKKAVCDNDFDCFECTQQQDYSNCTMNKERVGEKLKTKIDKDEKIKEALGEIYPPSDPNSPTGTATIGEWFTQFSTNVTEKDKEQYEELGALLALCEQNEDEESSGKWDREKYGSFCEIMIKNIILTTAVPKQYKNEKGKTSCQKIVKGIPVCDLLKVWMYYMPFFCAPKEVIEEALSQVKTVREALNKNQNYVHCTYDDALKIPYGGGNDMGSEAYDLFGTSTLYNMMKKTTNKKEWCKNAPAGAPVARADKDTPDRVVPSDDASNKFKEIVEQLEEVLEQEEKATSPAKSPSVDDCNGKTSCEFVKCIADEWARIRSHGPSKKPESDVWNDFPDILKSLSNAMTNGQGTNEKECEGINVADSTKEEANKKACNYIVKGLTYIYGIDLSYDSVKQANPYLNKRFQQTMACLLLNEFAKQMKSKCPDSKAGIDKGFESWEQIKGKKCTNTSYPCVDCKWEEGDYSDCTIGNEQVKDKVKGILDTNDNIKKTLEDICKKDAPPEKTEKTQDTVQQPSEEDDDEPPPLPAVPNGDQDEPSVDPGPVPGGEPHAEAEPIPGNTDPNQSPQEPAAAGDTHLGAGGASSIPDTPSPSKLTSKIDLPTSYLPLIPSVTGILVMSYLLWKYFAFLGKRRKRYRRAHQVNGPTIQEQLLAYVEEGGPHEYYIVKERKPRSTPMKRRKKRGVRRRAGRCGVRRRMIIDIHLEVLNECQKGDLHSKKEDFFKILVQEFMGSEFIKEEPVPQEQVQDSCSAFRVNFPMEQVPSSDSGFSEEDFIPKEDVPVEQVPCSDSGFRGGRLCS, encoded by the exons atggctccACCGAAGACGAGTGAATATGAACAAGACCATACAAAGGTAGAGGAGGAAGCGGGAGATGATGCTGCGCATGGTCTGCGAACTGCAGCAAGTAGCGCAGAAAGTGCAAGTAACAAAGTTCATGGACGTAGGAAGAGAgacactatatatatagtcgGTGGAGGAATACCCGGAGTAAGAGTAAAGCATGTTCCAAATGAAGG GCAAGGTAAACATGATTTAATTCTGGAATTCGGTGGAAGGAGGGACctcaaccacctaacacaacccacctaccgtCACGACTACGATGGGG ATGTTACCTGTGGCAAGCCTCAATTACAGCAAAGCTTAAAGACTCTTATAGAGAACTGGCATAAGGACAGGAATAAACAAAATAGAGAGTGG GACCAAGTGTGGGAAGAAATCGAAGGAAGGGTCGAGCTACTCTCCGAAGATATATCAAAGCATAAAGaaagtatgaaaaaatattgtaatGACCCCAgtgtgaaaggaaaaacttgGACAGAAGCAGATAGTAATGCTTGTATGCTCATCACTGCAGGattaaagcatatatacGAAATTAAAGAGGACACGGGCAAAAATGGCGAACAGGCCAGAAAGAATAATAGAACCTTCAGGGCCACTGCGGCATGTATCATATTGAATGAactcataaaaaaattagaaaaaaaggcaaaatcCTGTACCCAGATAATAAGCATAAAGGAAGGCATAAAACAAGCCTTTAAGGTCAGTAAAGAAATTAAGAAAGCTGTGTGCGATAATGATTTTGACTGTTTTGAGTGCACACAACAGCAGGACTATTCAAACTGTACAATGAACAAAGAACGAGTGGGAGAGAAATTAAAGACGAAAATCGATaaggacgaaaaaataaaagaagcacTCGGAGAGATATATCCACCTTCCGACCCCAACTCCCCCACTGGAACAG cCACTATTGGGGAATGGTTTACGCAGTTTTCCACTAATGTAACAGAAAAAGACAAGGAACAGTATGAGGAACTCGGGGCCCTTTTAGCCTTGTGTGAGCAGAATGAAGATGAAGAATCCTCTGGTAAGTGGGACAGGGAAAAGTACGGAAGCTTCTGTGAAattatgataaaaaatataatattgacGACAGCCGTTCCAAAGCaatataaaaacgaaaagggaaaaacatcaTGTCAGAAGATCGTAAAAGGAATTCCTGTATgtgatttattaaaagtaTGGATGTATTATATGCCTTTCTTCTGTGCTCCAAAGGAAGTTATAGAAGAGGCCCTTAGCCAAGTTAAAACTGTAAGGGAAGCATTAAATAAGAATCAGAACTATGTGCACTGCACTTATGATGATGCACTAAAAATTCCTTACGGAGGCGGAAATGATATGGGAAGTGAAGCGTACGACCTATTTGGCACAAGTACATTATATAacatgatgaaaaaaacaactaACAAGAAAGAATGGTGCAAAAACGCTCCTGCGGGTGCTCCTGTTGCACGGGCTGATAAGGATACACCTGATCGAGTGGTCCCCAGTGATGACGCCTCAAATAAATTCAAAGAAATTGTTGAGCAACTTGAGGAAGTATTAGAACAGGAGGAGAAGGCAACATCCCCAGCAAAGTCACCCTCAGTTGATGACTGTAATGGTAAAACCTCCTGTGAATTTGTTAAGTGTATAGCAGATGAATGGGCACGGATCAGATCACACGGACCTTCAAAGAAGCCAGAG AGTGATGTTTGGAATGACTTCCCCGATATATTGAAAAGCTTGTCTAATGCTATGACCAACGGGCAGGGGacaaacgaaaaagaatGCGAAGGCATTAATGTGGCAGATTctacaaaggaagaagcaaataaaaaagcatgtAATTATATTGTTAAAGggttaacatatatatatggtattgACTTGTCTTATGATTCGGTTAAGCAGGCCAACCCTTATCTCAACAAAAGGTTTCAGCAAACTATGGCATGTCTTTTATTAAATGAATTCgcaaaacaaatgaaaagtaaGTGCCCTGATTCGAAAGCAGGCATAGACAAAGGATTCGAATCTTGGgaacaaattaaaggaaaaaaatgcacgaATACTAGTTATCCATGTGTTGATtgcaaatgggaagaaggcGACTATTCAGATTGCACAATAGGCAATGAACAAGTAAAGGACAAAGTAAAAGGAATACTAGATACGAATGACAACATAAAGAAAACTTTGGAGGACATATGTAAGAAGGATGCGCCACCAGAAAAGACAGAAAAAACGCAAGATACAGTACAACAACCTTCAGAGGAGGACGATGATGAACCCCCACCTCTTCCTGCTGTTCCTAACGGGGATCAGGATGAACCTTCTGTAGATCCCGGTCCTGTTCCAGGGGGTGAACCTCATGCTGAAGCAGAACCTATTCCCGGGAATACTGATCCAAACCAATCTCCTCAAGAACCTGCTGCTGCTGGAGATACTCATCTAGGTGCTGGAGGTGCCAGTTCCATTCCTGacaccccttccccttccaaaCTTACTAGCAAGATTGACCTCCCTACATcataccttcctttaattcctTCGGTGACTGGTATCCTTGTtatgagttatctcctttggaag taTTTTGCCTTTCTTGGtaagagaagaaaacgttatcgaagagctcatcaagtaAATGGTCCAACCATACAGGAACAACTCCTTGCTTATGTGGAGGAAggtggtccacatgaatattacattgtgaaggaacgcaaacctcgttctacgcctatgaaaaggagaaaaaaacggggcGTTCGTCGTCGTGCTGGTCGAtgtggtgtacgtcgccgcatgattattgatattcacttagaagtcttaaacgaatgtcaaaaaggcgATCTGCAttcgaagaaggaagacttttttaaaattttggttcaagaatttatgggaagtgagttcataaaagaagaacctgttcctcaggaacaggTTCAGGATTCGTGTTCCGCGTTTAGGGTTAATTttcctatggaacaggtcccaagttcagattccggttTTAGTGAAGAAGActttattcctaaggaagatgttcctgtggaacaggttccatgttcggATTCCGGTTttaggggaggaagactttgttcttaA
- a CDS encoding SICA antigen yields MFLWNRFHALPRTDKIDNLSELFTPYLPTIPVLIGTSVISYLLWKYFGMLGKRRKRYRRAPRGLGPTLGEQLLDHVDEDGPHAYTLVKERKPRSTPIRRRKKRAVRHGAGPRGGVRRRMVIDIHLEVLDECQNGDLHSTKEDFFEILVQEFMGSNFKEGENVPEEQVSMVHVPKEQVPSSDYVFREERLCS; encoded by the exons atgttcctatggaacaggttccat GCTCTTCCACGTACTGACAAGATTGACAACCTTTCGGAACTctttaccccataccttcctacaatCCCTGTCCTTATTGGCACTTCTGTCataagttatctcctttggaag tattttggaatgcttggtaagagaagaaaacgttacagaagagctcctAGAGGACTTGGTCCAACTTTGGgagaacaactccttgaccatgtggatgaggatggtccacatgcatataccttagtaaaggaacgcaaacctcgttctacgcctataagaaggaggaaaaaacgtgctGTTCGTCACGGTGCTGGTCCTCGtggtggtgtacgtcgccgtatggttattgatattcatttagaagtcttagacgaatgtcaaaatgGGGACCTGCATTccacgaaggaagacttctttgaaattttggttcaagaatttatgggttccaattttaaggaaggagaaaatgtcCCTGAGGAACAAGTTTCTATGGTtcatgttcctaaggaacaggtcccaagttcagattatgtgtttagggaggaaagactttgttcctaa
- a CDS encoding KIR protein: MSETNPFLELLSSHQNFYEKFEETYVNHKNDCKTGELNGLNDLKNKMEGHADDIMNAACYVHTEYEKKRLFQKELCYFLYFWIGQQLSKDPPSGDFKNNLNDICSELMTKIFNKNGCKNICDKVDQTTFDHMKSVFDFLYDHTTILALLKNGGSKVIEECDTYYQKVKAAKEAMGKHCPIGGSSNPNYCEHFWKVNGTTVQIELRNFESQLKNAQHRIESEAKTALSKTEEAVRSATTTSSISSIFGTLAGTAFPFLLYKYRPWSSWFGNHTSGNGRRGRRNTRKRRSTEQNFGSSTEDSLTEYSTEASTIGDLKEEHSTKLRSPAYTRQPKREGKARTSGRNGSPSGRPNIGYQNM; encoded by the exons ATGTCAGAAACG AATCCATTTTTAGAGCTGCTATCTTCTCATCAGAATTTCTACGAAAAATTTGAGGAGACCTACGTAAATCATAAAAACGACTGCAAAACAGGAGAATTAAATGGCCTtaatgatttaaaaaataagatGGAAGGTCATGCTGATGACATTATGAACGCCGCATGTTACGTTCACAccgaatatgaaaaaaaaagactgtTCCAAAAGGAACTCTGCTATTTTCTCTACTTTTGGATAGGGCAACAATTATCTAAAGACCCTCCAAGTGGCGACTTCAAAAATAACCTAAATGACATTTGTTCAGAACTGATGaccaaaatatttaataaaaatggctgtaaaaatatatgtgataAAGTTGACCAAACCACTTTTGACCACATGAAATCAGTATTTGATTTCTTATATGATCATACTACTATACTAGCATTATTAAAGAATGGTGGATCCAAAGTTATTGAGGAATGTGACACCTACTACCAAAAAGTCAAAGCAGCAAAAGAAGCAATGGGAAAACATTGTCCCATCGGAGGCAGTTCTAATCCTAATTACTGTGAACATTTTTGGAAAGTAAATGGGACCACCGTTCAGATAGAACTGCGAAATTTTGAAtcacaattaaaaaatgcacagCACAGAATAGAGTCTGAAGCAAAAACAGCACTCTCCAAAACAGAAGAAGCTGTTCGCAGCGCCACCACTACctcttccatctcttccatatTCGGAACCTTAGCAGGGAcggcttttccttttctgctaTATAAA TATagaccatggtcttcttggtttggtaaccacacttctggaaatggaaggagaggaagaaggaacacaagaaagagaagatcaaCTGAACAGAACTTTGGTTCGTCCACGGAAGACAGCTTAACAGAATACTCTACAGAAGCATCTACAATAGGTGacttaaaagaagaacattCCACCAAACTACGTTCTCCTGCGTACACAAGACAGCctaagagggaaggaaaggcaaGAACATCAGGAAGAAATGGGTCTCCGTCAGGTCGCCcaaatataggttatcaaaatATGTAA